From the Melanotaenia boesemani isolate fMelBoe1 chromosome 9, fMelBoe1.pri, whole genome shotgun sequence genome, the window GTCTTCTGAAGTGGGATTTGCTGCTGCAAAGGGTGAAGTCTCATTAGCGAAGGAGAGAATCAGGTATAAATAGCACCTGGTTTCTGGGGTTGATTCACAATCACAAGGTCAGTGGAGCAGCAGTACTGCTGGGGGATAAGGTTTCTAGGACGGTATTTAAATAAGAAGATTAGAAAATATGCTCCACCATGCATGGAAAGAGACAGTGAGATGGCAGAAAGTACAACAGACTGGAGTCACAGACTAACCAACTGTGAAATAGGTTCAcaattgatgtttttgttttgataatgTGCTAAGTGTGAAAGCTAACATCAACATATTCTGATTCCCATCAAGGTAACAGAGTTCATTTTCTCCTGTTCACCGTATAGTTCGTATTGCAGAGATTAATGGCTTCACATTACGTGGTTATTACGTACTTTCAACCCAGTACATGTCGCACTACGACTCATTAAAGATGTAGCGACTGTGGAACCACAAAAAGTCACCAGGAGGCTGAGGTTGGGCCTTTCCTTGTGTCTGGCCAATAAATCCGCTGAGATCCAAAGGATACATTTCATAactttaggcaaggcaaggcagatttatttgtatagcacatttcatctacaagacaattcaaagtgctttacataaaacattaaaagcattaccgCAGAGTGCaaaaagcaataacaagtgcattaaaaacaggctttaaagaaataaaagtaattaaataaatacagaaaaaaaagatctaaataAAATAGGTAAAAGGGacaaaataaagttccagtgagaaattaacagttttttgtttttttgttttttatatatataaaaggcagcaaataaaaagtttttaactctgatttaaaactgctaagagtttcagcagacctgcagttttctgggagtttgttccacatgtgaggagcataaaagctgaatgtttatttcagactctgggaacagaaggtagatttgaccctgatgacttGAGGGATATCGTTGATTCATAATGAaacagaagatcctgaatgtattttggtcctaaaccattcaggtctttgtaaactaacagcaggattttgacgTCAGTTttttgactgacaggaagccagtgtaaagatctgaggactgggggtatatgatctactttcttggtcttagtgaggactcgagcagcagcattctggactaactgcagctgtctgatggacttttaagggagacctgtgagggcagaattacagtagtccagtttactaaagataaatgcatgaacaagtttttctaaatcctgctgagtcatcaatCCTTTAATCCtctatttttttaagtgataatgctgacttcacaactgtcttaaattaactgctaaaattcagatATGAGTCCATGACAGCtcacagatttctggcttggttgttggttttaaacttagctgtttgaagctgagtactgacttgtaatctttcttccttgcctccaaaaactattatttcagttttgtgtttatttaactgaagaaagttctggtacatccaatctttaatttgttcagagtttagttttatttattttgttaataatttagttttattgatttagttaaacaaaagaaaatcaactCAATACAACATGCTCCAACTTAATATAACGCAAAGGAAATAAATCATTGCGATCAACTAAAAGGCCACACACATTTCACAAGAGTCTTAAGTAAACTAGAAAACTACCACCCATACCCATGtgaccaacaaaacaaaacaacaaaccaataaacaatacaaaaatacatttaatttaccAAACATTCATGGCTTCTACAAAAGGCATATAATTTAGTCTAATTTTAAGACATTCTTATCAAACATACTAAAGAGTAAGTGCATGCTGCTTTGCTAATTTTTAGAACTTTACTTTGGTTAGTTTCACCTTGTCAGCCTTCTATTCATGCAGAATAGAAGgaaaatagcagaaaaataaatagaaaaatccaATACAACAGAAATAATCCTGTTTAAAAGAACTGTATATTTTCTCCATGCTAAAGGTAAACCTGATGACAGAGGCTGGTGTTACTAGAATGATTTTAGCATCAGTAAACACCATCTAACAAGAGTTAACAGGTAATACAATTGTACTCATGAAGCATTTATGAAATGTACACTGCTGGTAAAATATTAACAGCATCCAGACTTATTCACCCTGGTTATATGCTAATAATGCCATTTAAAATGCTGCatcataaatataattaatatatacTACACTACTGTCCCAGCCATTAAGGTTGCTGTCAGTTCACTGACTGAACTACTGCAAAGGACATTTGGACAATGCAGCTCAGAGACCACTGCCGTGTCTGCTTTTGACTGAAGCTGACAAGTGATAAAAAGAAATTGAGagtgcaggattttttttttcttttcagcactCTTAGGGCTGATGCTAACTACAATAGAAATGCTTACTGGTGTATATTTATTACCTGAGACAAGGTGGCGAAGGGAGTGCTTTGCTCATAATGTGATAGCTTGATGGTAAATCATGGTTCATTATAAGTGATGAGTCTTTTCTTTACAGTGTACTAGAGAGAAGCTGGCACTTCGTGTACTGGGGTCTTTTTTCAAATACATCTACCTAAAGGctattttttccatatttttttgctttaagaAAACGCTATCAAAACTGACAGATGATACAGTAATATTAAAACTCTTCtcggatgaaaaaaaaaaaaaaaaaaaaccactgtTAAAGACAAAACGTCTCCAAGTCGTGTTTCATCTGAAATCATTCTGGTGCTTCTCAGACAAAAAGAATGCAAAAGTAAACTTTCAGTCAGCTTTTAGAGTCATGGCAGGATTTATTGCCTTGCTTTGCACTGTGGGTTGTTTTATAATCCATAAACACTTTCTCTTGTTTGCTCACTACAGGAGAAATGTCTGTGGAAAAACACTGTCGCTCAGAGGAAATCATCTTTAAAAGGAAACTTAGCCAACAAAGAGAAACCCTAATGCTGGGCACTGACAAATTCCAGTTCCAGGACTAGAGGAGGTGAAAGCTATAATTACACTCATTTTCCACTTGTAGTATCAGTCATTTGTACACAcaggcttttttattttttttatttttgacagtgACATTTCTCACACCACGctcacaggcacacacactcgTTATTTTGAACAAATTCATGTTACTATTAGTGTGACAAGCTACTAATGACTAATGCAATTTTAATGAATCAAACTAGTAGAATCATCCATCTCCAAATCTACTGGGACCATTAGGCTACAACACAGGAAATACACGTGTCTCCAAACAGCAAAGCAAATCATGAACATGGTGGATGTCTAAACTTTATATTAGCGAAAGTAAGCAAAAGTTCCTTCTCAAAGAGATCCCTTCACAAGAGATTTACAATGTGTGAACAAAGCATGGAAAGACCAGATTTTATACAACACAGATGATTAATTATCATTAACTACATAGTGTGAAATTGATTTCTGTAGCTGTCAGGACACAAGAACACAAGAAACACTAAATTCATCTTTTCTCTCCAGTAATGGAATGAGGTAAAGATAACATGATGGACTGTACAGTGTAGCCATGTGGCTATTCTGCCCACTAACTTGGGATATTAAAGATTtattctgccatctgcatgagTGATATTTGTCTCTATAGACAGCATAGATGGCATGCTGAGAATTTCACAGTCCTCTTCTCAGTGCATGTGGAAATTATTACCATAAATACAGTTACACTGCATGTATCACCATGTTAGAACTGGTACAATGTCCCATAAATGGTCTGCAGTATATTCTTGCTACATTTActctcagaaaacaaaacaaaagtgtgtgtatgtgttgatTTTAAAACTCTGATTCTGAAAATTAATTTTAGAATTGGACGATTCTGCCAAGAGACAGCAGTGTTGTAATCTATCTCCGATTTCTTGGTGAGAGAAGTACATCATCCGCCCACACTTCAGGGACAAAGTGATCAAccagaaggagaggagaggagaggagaggagaggagaggagaggagaggagaggagaggagctTATCATGATGCAAGATCAGAACAAAATCTCCATATGTTAATCTTATCATTTAAATTCTACAAGAagactcacacaaacacagaatggAGTGTTGCAGGCCCTATAGGGGACCAGTTTATTCTCTGTGGACCTTTAGATTTGACAGAAACCTTTTCCACAGATATCAGGatggaaactaaaacaaacaagcaaacgaACGTGGAAGTGCAGTGGGTCTACTATTCTCACAAGTCcttcagtgaaaacaaaaagatcacTGCACTGTCACTGTTAATTATATGACTCCTGgtttttattactgtgttagcaggtaataaacaaataatcatttaacagttttttaaaagatgGCAAGTAGTCGAAATTAAAATGGATGCACTTTCTATTTGCATTTTCTATTCACTGCAACCATCTAGCTCCTGATATCAAGACACTGGGTGCACTTTAATCAAAACTTTAATCCTCCTAGGCCTACAAAGCTGATCTGCAGCATCAATTCCCTCTGGTACCAAGGTCATCACTGACCTTAAAATATTACAGTCAGGGACACACCACTGGACTTAGGCATGAACCTGATTGTAAGAAGATTTCTTCAACTTCTGTAAGCTTATTCTCATCACCTTCTTATAGGGTGTACAAAGGACCTTGCTGCCTTATATATTCATTGGAACAGAATCCTTATTAAGActgtgtataaaaaaataaaatagtaatacAGTATGTGAAATGTCTCTTTTACTACTAAAGAACTTGGGTTTGGTTTAACAAATTTCATTCACAAGCTGGAGCAGAGGTACCAGCACTGTACACGCACTCAATCATGTTAgcatcaaacattttttgctgTGTGACCCAGGTGTTAGATCTGCCTTAGAGGATATAACTGCCCTCTGGCAGACGGAGGTATTAGAAGGTTCTCATTATTACATCCCTTCCTTTCATCTTCctaaacaacacaacaacaacaacaacaaaaacagaaaaccccATTTATGCATGAGCCTATATGTTCTTAAAAacgtttattttaataaacataaacaaatacaccgtcttgttttatttgtttatatttatttattttattttatttttattttattggttggttagcttttttttaaataaaagaatatgcTATGGTGTTAAAAGGTCTGTCAAGTAGTTTGATATTAGGTGTGGATCTTCTGAGCACAGGTGGAGAGGGTCATTCCTCATCTGCACCTTCAGACGATGGTGCACAGGTTGGACTTTCTTCCTGTGGCTGACCTAGAAGTGTTTCTTTTGTCTTCAACAATTTCCAGTGATTTCTCCTCAGGATTTGACCTTCTATGCTGACAGGGTAATATCTTAGACTCGCCTCCTCCACCACACTTGcttttttattccaaatattTGAATCCTCAAGTCTCATTACATCATGTCTGGCTTGTGGCAGCAAGATTCTTGATGACTTGTCATAGTTcactttttgtctcttttgaagacgtttttgtttctttctcgggtcattatgtttattttggtCCACTGTGTGAGGAAGAGTGGTTCGTAGTCTTCCCATCAGAGGTTCAGCAGGCAATGTGTCGTGTTTAATCGGTGAGGCTCAGCTCAACAAAGACAGATTTGGGTCCCAGTtgcagatttttgttttcttgagtaGCAGTTTAACaatgcaaacttttttctttgctttgtctTTGGACTGAAGATGGAAAGTCAAACTCTGTAGCAAAGCACTGAAACTCTCTGCAAATGTAACACAGCCTGTCATTGGAGAGAGTCTGGACTGTTCCATGTCCTGCAAAGACTGACTTCATGTAGGAAATCACACAGGTGCCCTGTTTCTGCATAGTTTGAAAAATAATCAATCACCAACAGGTAATTCTTCCCATCCAAGTAAAACAAGTCTGCTtactgttgtgtgtgtttgttcttgcattttatctttttcataTCCTTACAGACTGTTTAATTTTTAGTGGCTGTCTGGGAAGATTTTAATGGTGCAACATATGGTTGTCACTAAGTACAGAAATGCTCAAATCAAGCCTTCAAACAAGTTTAGTCACTTGTTTGAGAGTTCAAGTACCCAACATTTTCAAAGTTGCAAGCATGCACTGCATAAATGATGGGCTAAGCCAGggattattatgttttttttagatcttACATGTAATTCCATTACAAGCTAATTAGAATAGCAACAACTTGCATTTTGATGATTTAGGTAAATGAAAAGTTGAGGGATCACAAAAGGTTTTTGGTTCCTCCTAAACGAAACATGaaagtgtttattaaattttatagtAATCCACCCAGTAGCTGTTGATGCATTTCCATCTGAGCCATAAATGTCAGCCTTATGTGGTGGCACTACAGGAAAAAGACCATGATTCATCCTGCTCATGGAGTTTTGAGCAGAATGTCAATGTGaacctttttaatctttttcaagTGTTTCAGCCTGGACTAAAGAAATTGGTAGACCAACCACATAACTGTTATAGCCACATTTAACTGAATGGGGAAAATTTAGGTCTGGGGTTCAAAATATATAAGAAATGGCTTGCATACTCAAATTGCGGCTTTTGTATGCTGTACAGCACCAATCTTTTTTGGCAGGACTTCAGACTTACACATactatttttaatttacatgtttCCTCATGCAGACTAATGAGCAAGGCCACATTATGTGCCTGAGCCTCACACTGTATAATGATGGAAGCTTTGTGCTGTACTCTGATCCACTTTAAAACGAGTAAGACTTGTTTGTGACAGCTGCTTGTGGCTGAAATCTTGGCTGTGCAATTATTTACACAGAGTTAAAGTATGGAGTAGCAGCTGGACAGCTAAGAACGCCAAGGCTTCTTcaaattctgttgtttttttcacacaAACCTCTATTTTAAGCTTAGTATAAACAGAAATTAGATTTGCATAGTCTTCTCTCTGTAGTGAAATATCACTGTACAATCCTGAGCTTCATACAAaattgaatcaggtgtgtgttgCTGGGTGCCTAAAGCTTAGAGGAGCTCAGTGGGAATCAATCACTCAGTTAGCATGGCCTCACATGGAGAAGGTCATCAAGCTGAGAAGGGAATAGATTCAGCCAAGCTCATTCAGAAGAGTTTCTATTTATAGATTTGTCATCAGAATATAGTCAGTCCCTCTGCAAACTGCAGCAATTCAGCAGCCACATGCATCTCGAATGTTTGACAGTCAGGTATTTTCATGCACTGTACAAAGTTTCCAcacatagtttttatttattcaatataCACTGATACACAGTTTTGATATCATGCAGGTAAGAAAAAATGCTTCTGGGTAAATGAAAAGCTCAAAGCTAAGTTTCCTAACAGCACTTTACTCTAACCTCAGCTCTTGCTCCATTTACTCACAAAATACAGTAGCTTGTTTAGAAACATAGTCTTCAGCAGTACAGAAAGGGATGGCAGGTGTAACTATGAGGGCAAGTACAAAAAATATTCTAACACAAACACCAGCTAGACGTCATGATATATGGAACATTTATGGCAGGACAGAAACTGGATCCTTTAAATTCCTTATGGTATTCATTGATAAAGcagtcaaaataataaataacagtaatcaTAATATTAGGATGAGAATTCACAAACATGTCATATGATTAACAGGCTATCGCATCCCCCCAGTCACCCACCCGCAACCCCGTCACAACCCATGGAGTTTCAACAGGTATGAATTTGTTTACATGCAAATGTCACACCGTCGTCACTGTGTGTTGCTTCCACTTGCTAACACACAGTAACAGAGCAACATGGCGCTCACTAGGACTTCTCATTGCGCTTCTTCTTTTGGAACTTCCTGAACTGGGACTGGATTGCAACCGCTGCCTTTTCGGTCTCTGGGTCATCCATGTCGATGTCAAAATCCTCAGGGACGTCCGTCTTGGATTCAtctgagagggaaaaaaaaaagaaaagttcagaCTCGTGTGGAAAGTGTGGCTCAAATCATCCATACAAGTTAATTAAATAACAGCAGTTTTAGTGTTATTTTATCATTCATAAAGTGAGGTTaagtctttttctcttctttttaagcTCATGAAGCTTTATGTAGTCAGTTGTGCTAAATAGATGCATTTGTTAGGTGAACAAACTCTTTATATTATCAGACAGAGGAAAAATGACAGTACACTCAATACCAATACATGATTAAAAGCCCTTATTTTGTGAgtctagaaaaaaaagcaccatAATGTACTGTTAGATTGTTAACTGCCCAATAGTGCTCCTCTTGAATCCACCATCCTTTGAAACCAGGAAAAGATTCTATAGGGCagttgtttttcagtttaaagGGCAAAGCAGAAAATGTTCTCCAGTTCTTAATCCTCTCTAGAACTCATCCAACACTGACAAAAAGGGCACAATTGTAATCCCTGTAAAAACCAGTTCAAGCTGGTTTTATCATGCATTAGGAAAGAAGAGTGTGTTTATCTCCTGGTAAATGATGTAACAGGCTGTGTTGCATCTCCAGTAATCTTTATGTGATGAACAACAGGATCATCACACTGAAAATTCTTTATCTAAATGGGAAAATACATTGTGAAGAACATCTTTGTTAGTGAGTCAATGTAGGCATCTAGTTTAGGCTTTAAAACGTTACAtcgcataactttgataactgaACTAAAAACTGGTATTTTTAGACAGATTAGGGTTAATCTTTCTATCGTGTCACTGATTAAACCTTTAGAAACTGCATTGAATttcagaggattttttttatcaaaatgacCCACATGCTGTATGCCTTTAAACCATTTTCCTCAATTAAAATGTGCATATTTAACAAAACACCCTGCCTGCACGTCAGCCACTCGCCTGTCAAGGTTGCTGCTCAGTCCTGACTTTGCTCAAACATTCCTGATAGTTTCAGCAGAAAATTTGGGAAAATTACATTTACTcaataaatgtagtttttagaTTTCTTCAAGAGcttcatcacttttttttttcaagcaacATGCTAGAGATATAGAAAGAGTCACATGACTCAAGAATGTGTACCTGA encodes:
- the pcp4b gene encoding calmodulin regulator protein PCP4 is translated as MSERQGSGAAAGNNKTSGGQDESKTDVPEDFDIDMDDPETEKAAVAIQSQFRKFQKKKRNEKS